Proteins from a single region of Sphingomonas sp.:
- a CDS encoding glycoside hydrolase family 3 protein produces MRLGLTLLMTTTCMLAVPALAQQAPAGPASAGPSVANPANWPAAHSQGLVDPATEKFVTELMAKMTVEQKVGQMVQGDIGSVKPEDLRKYPLGSILAGGNSPPLSGDDRSPRKEWIDTSRAFEKVAMEDRPGNLKIPLIFGIDSVHGNANVIGATIFPHNIGLGAMRDPELIRKIGEVTAIETAASGIHWAFGPTVATPQNDRWGRTYEGYSEEPSVVASYAPQVVTGLQGPVGTEHRIQQGYVAASIKHFLGDGGTTDGIDQGNTEVDEATLANVHGAGYPPAIEAGAMTAMASFNRWNGVPMHGNKSLLTDVLKGRMGFEGFIVGDWNAHGQIPGCTNTDCPATFNAGLDMAMAPDSWKGLFETTVRQVKDGTIPMRRVDDAVRRILRVKVKLGLFDPARPIEDKPDVMGSAAHRAIAREAVAKSLVLLKNEGVLPLKASANVLVTGPGADSLQMQTGGWTLSWQGDGNPNSFFPGATSIYGGIKKAVEASGGTATLSADGSFTARPDVAVVVFGEQPYAEMRGDIRTLEFQPGDKQALAMLAKLKKAGIPTVSVFLSGRPLWVNPELNQSDAFVAAWLPGSEGDGVADVLVGDKAGKPRRDFTGTLSYSWPKTAGQFKLNQRDPGYDPLFAFGYGLSYAKPAAVPALSEDAGVDASLANTTIYFTKGVAAAPFSFATDSKVNRRAVDGPATQEGAQLLTWPAGPATARISGGPLDLTREANADLSIQISYKLTTSATGKVRLLMEGGTNTGAIDATSLFTGETGKWRTAKILLKCYVENGVDLSKVSAPFVVSASGPLSFAVADIRIVSDPNNSICPGGK; encoded by the coding sequence ATGCGCCTGGGCCTGACGTTGCTGATGACGACAACCTGCATGTTAGCGGTACCCGCGCTGGCCCAGCAGGCGCCCGCCGGGCCGGCCTCCGCTGGACCAAGCGTCGCCAATCCCGCCAACTGGCCGGCGGCGCATAGCCAGGGGCTGGTCGATCCCGCGACCGAAAAGTTCGTCACCGAGCTGATGGCCAAGATGACCGTCGAGCAGAAGGTCGGCCAGATGGTCCAGGGCGATATCGGCAGCGTGAAGCCCGAAGACCTGCGCAAATATCCGCTCGGGTCGATCCTGGCGGGTGGCAACTCACCGCCGCTTTCGGGCGACGACCGCTCGCCGCGCAAGGAATGGATCGATACCTCGCGCGCTTTCGAGAAGGTCGCGATGGAGGACCGCCCCGGCAATCTCAAGATCCCGCTGATCTTCGGCATCGACTCGGTCCATGGCAACGCCAACGTCATCGGCGCGACGATCTTCCCGCACAATATCGGCCTCGGCGCGATGCGCGATCCGGAACTGATCCGGAAGATCGGCGAAGTCACCGCGATCGAGACGGCGGCGTCGGGCATCCACTGGGCGTTCGGCCCGACCGTCGCCACCCCGCAGAACGACCGCTGGGGCCGCACCTATGAAGGCTATTCGGAAGAGCCGTCGGTCGTCGCCAGCTATGCGCCGCAGGTGGTGACCGGGCTGCAGGGTCCGGTAGGTACCGAGCACCGCATCCAGCAAGGCTATGTCGCCGCCAGCATCAAGCATTTCCTCGGCGATGGTGGCACCACCGACGGCATCGACCAGGGCAACACCGAGGTCGACGAGGCGACGCTCGCGAACGTCCATGGCGCCGGCTATCCGCCCGCGATCGAGGCCGGGGCGATGACCGCGATGGCCTCGTTCAACCGCTGGAACGGCGTGCCGATGCACGGCAACAAGTCGTTGCTCACCGATGTGCTCAAGGGCCGGATGGGCTTTGAGGGCTTCATCGTCGGCGACTGGAACGCGCACGGCCAGATTCCAGGCTGCACCAACACCGATTGCCCCGCGACCTTCAACGCCGGACTCGACATGGCGATGGCGCCGGATAGCTGGAAGGGCCTGTTCGAAACGACCGTGCGACAGGTCAAGGACGGCACCATCCCGATGCGCCGGGTCGACGATGCCGTTCGCCGCATCCTCCGCGTCAAGGTCAAGCTCGGCCTGTTCGATCCGGCCCGCCCGATCGAGGACAAACCCGATGTCATGGGCAGCGCCGCGCATCGCGCCATCGCCCGCGAGGCGGTGGCCAAGAGCCTGGTGCTGCTCAAGAATGAGGGCGTGCTGCCGCTCAAGGCCTCGGCGAACGTGCTCGTCACCGGCCCCGGCGCGGATTCGCTGCAGATGCAGACCGGCGGCTGGACGCTGAGCTGGCAGGGCGATGGCAACCCCAACTCCTTCTTCCCCGGCGCGACCTCGATCTATGGCGGCATCAAGAAGGCCGTCGAAGCATCGGGCGGCACCGCGACCCTTTCGGCCGATGGTAGCTTCACCGCCAGGCCCGATGTCGCGGTGGTGGTGTTCGGCGAACAGCCCTATGCCGAGATGCGCGGCGACATCCGCACGCTCGAATTCCAGCCCGGCGACAAGCAGGCGCTGGCGATGCTCGCGAAACTCAAAAAGGCCGGCATCCCCACGGTCTCGGTGTTCCTCTCGGGCCGGCCGCTATGGGTCAATCCCGAGCTCAACCAGTCCGATGCGTTCGTCGCCGCCTGGCTGCCGGGCAGCGAGGGCGATGGCGTCGCCGATGTGCTGGTCGGCGACAAGGCCGGCAAGCCGCGCCGCGACTTCACCGGCACGCTGTCGTACAGCTGGCCGAAGACCGCCGGCCAGTTCAAGCTCAACCAGCGCGATCCCGGCTACGATCCGCTGTTCGCGTTCGGCTATGGCCTGAGCTATGCCAAGCCCGCCGCCGTCCCCGCGCTGAGCGAAGATGCCGGCGTCGATGCCTCGCTCGCCAACACCACCATCTATTTCACCAAGGGTGTAGCCGCCGCGCCCTTCTCCTTCGCCACCGACAGCAAGGTGAACCGCCGCGCGGTCGATGGCCCGGCGACGCAGGAGGGCGCACAACTGCTCACCTGGCCGGCAGGCCCGGCGACGGCGCGCATCAGCGGCGGTCCGCTCGATCTCACCCGCGAGGCCAATGCCGATCTCTCGATCCAGATCAGCTACAAGCTCACCACCTCGGCCACCGGCAAGGTGCGGTTGCTGATGGAAGGCGGCACCAATACCGGTGCGATCGACGCGACCAGCCTGTTCACCGGCGAGACGGGGAAATGGCGCACCGCCAAGATCCTTCTCAAATGCTATGTCGAGAACGGCGTCGATTTGAGCAAGGTCAGCGCACCGTTCGTGGTCAGCGCCTCGGGGCCGCTGAGCTTCGCGGTGGCGGATATCCGCATCGTCTCCGATCCCAACAATTCGATCTGCCCGGGCGGAAAATGA